In Bacillus sp. KH172YL63, one genomic interval encodes:
- the tuaB gene encoding teichuronic acid biosynthesis protein TuaB, with protein MSSLMKQLIGGMKWTGSATIINTGMQLLQYVILGRLLAKSDFGLMGMVTVIIAFAQVFTDMGVGNAIVHRQNATHKQLSTLYWLNVFTGIGVAIIVFLSAPLVAHFYSEPRLVELIHLIALIFCIIPFGQQFQYLMQKNLEFDRIAKTEITSVVLGVCLAIILAFAGVGVYSLVIGQIAFHATKSILYGLQGWSSFRPSFYFKLGEVKGFLSFGVYQMGSRSVSYFSSNIDYILIGRFLGAEALGIYTIAYQLVVVPVTKINPLITRVAFPLFAKVQNSNDSLSKGFTDMSKMLAVITFPILFGLMCTADLLVPVMFGEKWTASIPLVQILSALGLLRVLMNPNGSILLAKGRADIGFKWDLGVASIHAIAFYLVVNMGIEAVAITYVLLALLNFLLGRILLHHVIGLDGREYFRGLSKPAFFSVSMAVIVYAGYLLLSFIHFPTLIIPLSILILLGVIIYGALVFTFDKAYLVELKGSLKKKKV; from the coding sequence TTGTCTTCTTTGATGAAGCAGTTAATAGGTGGCATGAAATGGACTGGATCAGCAACAATCATCAATACCGGAATGCAATTATTACAATATGTTATTCTTGGCCGATTGTTGGCTAAATCTGATTTTGGACTTATGGGAATGGTGACAGTGATTATTGCTTTCGCCCAAGTATTTACCGATATGGGTGTAGGGAATGCTATAGTTCACAGGCAAAATGCTACGCACAAACAATTGTCAACTCTGTATTGGTTGAATGTATTTACAGGAATCGGTGTAGCCATCATTGTATTTCTTTCAGCGCCTCTTGTCGCCCATTTTTACAGTGAGCCAAGGTTAGTTGAGTTAATTCATCTGATCGCTCTGATTTTTTGTATCATACCCTTTGGGCAACAGTTTCAATACTTGATGCAAAAGAATTTAGAATTTGACCGGATTGCAAAGACTGAAATCACCTCTGTGGTTTTAGGGGTTTGTCTTGCTATTATATTAGCCTTTGCCGGTGTTGGTGTTTATTCACTTGTTATTGGTCAAATCGCATTCCATGCGACTAAATCAATCCTTTATGGCCTTCAGGGGTGGAGTTCCTTTCGCCCGAGTTTTTATTTTAAATTAGGAGAGGTTAAGGGATTCCTTAGCTTTGGGGTCTATCAAATGGGGTCAAGGTCAGTGAGTTACTTTTCATCGAACATTGACTATATATTAATCGGACGGTTCTTAGGGGCAGAAGCATTGGGGATCTACACAATAGCGTATCAGTTGGTTGTTGTTCCGGTTACCAAAATAAACCCTTTGATTACAAGAGTTGCTTTTCCGCTATTCGCGAAGGTGCAAAATAGTAATGATTCTTTAAGCAAAGGGTTTACAGACATGTCAAAAATGTTGGCTGTTATAACATTTCCTATTTTATTTGGATTAATGTGTACAGCCGATTTATTGGTTCCAGTCATGTTTGGTGAGAAATGGACTGCATCCATTCCTTTAGTCCAAATATTATCGGCATTAGGACTTTTAAGAGTACTTATGAATCCAAATGGATCAATATTGCTAGCTAAAGGTCGAGCTGATATTGGTTTTAAATGGGATTTAGGGGTGGCTTCAATTCATGCAATCGCTTTTTATTTAGTGGTTAATATGGGAATAGAAGCTGTCGCCATCACATATGTATTGCTTGCTCTCCTGAATTTTTTATTAGGAAGAATCTTACTTCACCACGTAATAGGTTTAGACGGGAGAGAGTACTTCCGCGGTCTTTCAAAGCCTGCATTTTTCAGCGTATCTATGGCCGTGATTGTTTATGCGGGGTATCTACTACTTTCATTCATTCACTTTCCTACATTAATTATACCTTTAAGTATATTGATTCTGCTTGGGGTTATTATTTACGGTGCGTTAGTATTTACTTTCGATAAAGCATATCTTGTGGAACTAAAAGGCTCATTAAAAAAGAAAAAAGTGTAA
- a CDS encoding glycosyltransferase family 4 protein: MVDKVILAFLASLITVLITTPLVIKLAIKIGATDKPNHRKVHEKVMPRLGGLAIFIGVAVGYYVSGLYNEKVTAITVGGILITLLGILDDKYELSAKVKFAGQIVVALIIVSTGLTIDFISIPFIVEKFYLGWMSFPITVLWIVGITNAINLIDGLDGLAAGISSIGIATIAIMAGLAGKDLILLLSIIILGSTLGFLFYNFHPAKIFMGDTGALFLGYSISILSLLGLYKSVTLFSFIIPIIILGVPIFDTTFAIIRRIINKRPISAPDKSHLHHRILAMGLSHRNTVLAIYALGILFSVSAIMLSSVTLWGSLLIIVGLFLITHFIVESVGLVNEQYRPFIKFYRKVSGRQ, from the coding sequence ATTGTGGACAAAGTTATTTTAGCTTTTTTAGCCTCTCTGATTACGGTCCTGATTACGACTCCGCTCGTTATAAAGCTGGCAATTAAAATTGGTGCAACAGATAAGCCAAATCATCGAAAAGTACATGAAAAAGTTATGCCTCGTTTGGGAGGTCTCGCCATTTTTATAGGAGTTGCTGTTGGTTACTATGTCAGTGGGCTTTATAATGAAAAAGTAACCGCAATAACTGTGGGTGGTATCCTAATAACATTATTGGGAATACTTGATGATAAATATGAACTTTCTGCCAAAGTTAAGTTCGCAGGCCAGATTGTTGTAGCATTGATCATCGTAAGTACAGGATTAACAATTGACTTTATCAGCATTCCGTTCATTGTAGAGAAGTTTTATCTTGGATGGATGTCGTTTCCAATAACGGTTTTATGGATTGTTGGTATTACCAATGCCATTAACCTTATTGATGGGTTAGATGGTCTGGCTGCTGGAATATCCTCAATCGGTATTGCTACGATAGCTATCATGGCCGGACTGGCCGGTAAAGATTTAATTCTCTTGTTATCGATTATCATCTTGGGAAGTACTCTGGGCTTTCTTTTTTATAATTTTCACCCCGCAAAAATATTTATGGGGGATACAGGAGCACTCTTTTTGGGATACTCTATTTCAATTTTATCCTTACTTGGTTTATATAAGAGTGTGACACTTTTCAGTTTTATTATACCCATCATCATCTTGGGAGTACCAATATTTGACACGACCTTTGCGATAATAAGACGGATCATAAATAAAAGGCCTATATCAGCACCTGATAAATCACATCTCCATCATCGTATATTGGCCATGGGCTTGTCACATAGAAATACGGTATTGGCTATATACGCACTTGGGATATTATTTAGTGTGAGTGCGATCATGTTATCATCAGTTACTTTATGGGGCTCCTTACTTATTATTGTCGGTTTGTTTCTAATTACTCATTTCATTGTTGAATCTGTAGGGCTAGTTAACGAACAGTATCGACCTTTCATTAAGTTCTACAGAAAAGTTTCCGGACGACAATAA
- a CDS encoding glycosyltransferase family 2 protein — protein MQEKQPFVSIITPTYNSEAYIKGTIDSVKNQTHQNWELIIVDDCSTDRTRDILNQEVDSDERIKVFFLESNSGAAVARNTAMKKAKGPYIAFLDADDQWLPKKLEKQIQFMEDNHYAFTFTQYSIMDQSGKDTGKIIEIPEEIDYHGLLKNTIIGFLTVMINVEKTGSVEMPNIRTRQDYAFELSILKKGFKAYGLKETLSKYRVVKGSISSNKVKAAKRNWQVYRKIEKLSLPYSIWCFLNYAFFAMKKRL, from the coding sequence ATGCAAGAAAAACAGCCTTTTGTATCAATCATAACGCCAACATATAACTCAGAGGCGTATATCAAAGGAACTATCGATTCAGTCAAAAACCAAACTCATCAAAATTGGGAATTAATCATTGTGGATGATTGTTCAACTGATCGTACAAGGGATATCCTTAATCAAGAGGTCGATTCGGACGAAAGAATCAAAGTGTTCTTTCTAGAAAGTAATAGCGGTGCCGCAGTGGCACGTAATACGGCCATGAAAAAAGCAAAAGGACCATATATAGCATTTTTGGATGCTGATGATCAATGGCTTCCCAAAAAGTTAGAGAAACAAATCCAATTCATGGAAGATAATCATTACGCTTTCACTTTCACTCAATACTCAATCATGGATCAATCTGGTAAAGATACAGGAAAAATCATTGAAATCCCTGAGGAGATTGATTACCATGGTTTATTAAAAAATACAATCATTGGCTTTTTGACAGTTATGATCAATGTTGAAAAAACTGGAAGTGTTGAAATGCCAAATATTCGTACTCGACAAGACTACGCGTTTGAGCTGTCCATCCTGAAAAAAGGATTCAAAGCCTATGGTTTAAAAGAGACGCTTTCAAAATATAGGGTAGTAAAAGGGTCGATATCAAGTAATAAAGTAAAGGCGGCAAAAAGGAACTGGCAGGTTTACAGAAAAATTGAAAAACTAAGCCTACCCTATTCGATTTGGTGTTTTCTGAATTATGCATTCTTTGCAATGAAGAAAAGATTATAA
- a CDS encoding glycosyltransferase, producing the protein MKVLIISHMYPSSTHPVYGTFVHEQVKELIRQGCEVRVISPIKSTPFPINLLNEKWREFSEIPKTDVRDGVKIYHPRYLSLPRNILFERNGDHMYKGIKHLVNEVKQDFDFDVIHAHVALPDGVAANLVSKDLGVPYVVTIHGEDFFKSIHLNDKAKSLIENTMNQAAKVILVSERLNKINQTHLQVPDEKIKVIHNGINELFLERCENAKTYFPPGKTRILSVCHLVVRKGIEFNLRALSKLGHRNFHYIIAGDGPERDALTQLTKELDLEGNVEFLGAVKPEVVKELMEESEVFSLPSWNEAFGVVYIEAMASGNAVIGCIGEGVEEIITVNEEGLLVPSKETDTLTEAFEYLIENPAIRTQMGMRAVNKVNDQFTWKKNVSEIINVYEGLPNVKVI; encoded by the coding sequence ATGAAAGTATTGATTATTTCTCACATGTATCCATCTTCTACACACCCTGTATATGGGACGTTTGTACATGAACAAGTTAAAGAACTAATCAGACAGGGCTGTGAAGTAAGAGTTATTTCACCTATTAAATCCACACCATTTCCAATAAATTTATTGAATGAGAAGTGGAGGGAATTCTCAGAAATCCCGAAGACAGACGTTAGAGACGGGGTTAAAATTTATCATCCCAGATATTTATCACTTCCTAGGAATATCCTCTTTGAACGTAATGGGGACCATATGTATAAAGGAATTAAACATTTAGTTAATGAAGTGAAACAAGATTTCGACTTCGACGTTATACACGCTCACGTCGCCTTGCCAGATGGAGTAGCGGCTAATCTAGTCTCTAAGGATTTAGGAGTACCTTATGTGGTAACAATCCATGGGGAAGACTTTTTTAAATCAATTCATTTAAACGATAAAGCAAAGTCACTCATAGAGAATACGATGAATCAGGCTGCAAAAGTCATTCTCGTGAGTGAACGTTTAAATAAAATCAATCAAACCCATTTACAAGTACCTGATGAGAAAATTAAGGTGATTCACAACGGAATCAATGAGTTGTTTCTGGAAAGATGTGAGAACGCTAAGACATATTTCCCTCCTGGTAAAACAAGAATACTTAGTGTATGTCATTTAGTTGTGAGAAAGGGAATAGAGTTCAATCTTAGAGCATTAAGTAAACTGGGACACCGAAATTTTCATTATATTATTGCTGGAGATGGCCCAGAAAGAGATGCTTTAACTCAGTTAACCAAAGAGTTGGACTTGGAGGGGAATGTGGAATTCTTGGGAGCGGTTAAGCCAGAAGTGGTGAAGGAGCTTATGGAAGAGAGTGAAGTATTCTCACTGCCAAGTTGGAATGAAGCATTTGGTGTGGTCTATATTGAAGCAATGGCAAGTGGAAATGCTGTAATAGGGTGTATTGGGGAAGGCGTTGAAGAAATCATTACCGTGAACGAGGAAGGATTACTTGTTCCTTCTAAAGAAACAGATACACTTACAGAAGCATTTGAATACCTCATTGAGAATCCTGCTATCAGAACACAAATGGGAATGAGAGCGGTAAATAAAGTAAATGATCAATTCACTTGGAAAAAGAATGTTAGTGAAATAATTAATGTCTATGAAGGACTACCAAACGTAAAGGTGATATGA
- a CDS encoding O-antigen ligase family protein, producing the protein METLKNKLIEHKSLQLLLSLLLSGVFSYVAFKLLSDTIADKKFVFMMLLLVFITAIGAFIISKYDWIYIFLYLFIATAFLNSGVLSVSLGPFSLFPYRFFFLLSFAVFLVHLVKGEISLHHSKVKFILYFLYFWLAYGVLSLIWVQSITEGIKYLMVLFIGIMLVTLVTIYFTNRLQYLNLFYIWIFMLAVLVSIGLWNHFTKQHLAISTINTQAEYVQGIPTAVFVNQNDYATLLAISSFFFISLIKYSKNQLVKLVGLLFLGLSLYLIFVTSSRGSILGLSIGILAYIFLLSKPVVKKWMLISGGVLISFIMLLFSEKFQSIAQKFSGEGINPSNMGSNDVRVNLTKNAFYFIAETFGFGVGAGNSQYYLQHYSQYFTRDIFVMHNWWLEIFSNFGLIIFVGYVLLFSTLITSLYRFLKKSTDDSEKMITEGLLFALITFVPASISPSSVSNLFYHWVLIAVSVGFLNYTRKYSSVHSRIY; encoded by the coding sequence GTGGAGACCCTAAAAAATAAACTAATTGAACATAAATCACTTCAACTTTTATTATCGCTACTCTTAAGTGGAGTATTTTCTTACGTAGCATTCAAACTACTTTCAGACACGATTGCTGATAAAAAATTTGTTTTTATGATGCTTTTATTGGTTTTCATTACAGCCATAGGCGCTTTTATTATCAGCAAGTACGATTGGATCTATATATTTTTGTATTTATTCATTGCTACTGCTTTTTTAAATTCAGGAGTATTGTCAGTAAGTCTCGGTCCATTCAGTTTATTCCCATATAGGTTTTTCTTTTTACTTTCATTTGCAGTGTTCCTAGTACATTTAGTAAAAGGAGAGATTTCACTTCACCATTCAAAAGTGAAATTTATTCTTTATTTTTTGTATTTTTGGCTCGCATATGGAGTTCTATCGCTCATATGGGTGCAGTCCATTACGGAAGGCATAAAATACTTAATGGTTTTATTTATTGGAATCATGCTTGTAACGTTAGTAACTATTTATTTTACGAACCGCTTACAATACTTAAACTTATTTTACATTTGGATTTTTATGCTTGCAGTCTTGGTGAGTATTGGGTTGTGGAATCATTTTACAAAGCAGCATCTTGCCATCTCAACTATCAATACCCAAGCTGAATATGTACAGGGAATCCCAACAGCGGTATTTGTAAATCAAAATGATTATGCAACGCTTCTAGCGATAAGTTCATTTTTCTTTATCTCCTTAATTAAGTATTCAAAGAATCAATTGGTGAAGTTAGTTGGACTTCTTTTCTTAGGATTATCCCTATATTTAATTTTTGTTACATCTTCTAGAGGAAGTATTTTAGGACTAAGTATAGGAATCCTGGCTTATATCTTTTTACTTTCAAAACCTGTTGTGAAGAAATGGATGTTGATTTCAGGAGGAGTACTAATATCTTTCATCATGCTCCTTTTCTCCGAGAAATTTCAAAGTATAGCTCAAAAGTTTAGTGGTGAAGGCATTAACCCTTCTAATATGGGTTCTAATGATGTTAGGGTTAATTTAACAAAAAATGCTTTTTATTTTATTGCAGAAACTTTTGGGTTTGGTGTAGGTGCAGGGAATTCTCAATATTACTTACAGCATTATTCACAATACTTCACAAGAGATATCTTTGTTATGCATAATTGGTGGTTAGAAATATTCAGTAATTTCGGGCTTATTATATTTGTGGGGTATGTACTTTTATTCTCTACATTAATTACGTCTTTATATCGTTTTTTGAAGAAATCTACAGATGATTCGGAAAAAATGATCACAGAGGGTTTATTATTTGCTTTGATTACATTTGTCCCAGCTTCCATTAGCCCAAGCTCTGTATCAAATCTTTTCTATCACTGGGTTTTAATTGCCGTAAGCGTAGGGTTTTTGAATTATACTAGAAAGTATTCGTCCGTTCATTCACGTATTTATTAA